gtgtgtgtcttcctgcAGCCCTGCCAGTTCTGGGTttgatcatttgtatttatttttaccaattaATTGTTATGTAACAGAAGCTATTATCCTGGCATTTGCTTTGCAAATGAGAATGAGTAAAGTCCTTCCCTTAAAACTCATACAAATTAAGTAAGTAGCCATCACCTCTGTAGTTTAAAGAAACACTTTTCGGCTCCTTCTGTGTGCCAGCACTTGGGATACCCACAGCTGCCCTGAGGCTACAGTCCAGCTGGCCGGCTCGAGCTTCACCTCCTGACCCACCGTTATCAAATAGTCCAAGAAGCCTCCTCCGGTTAATAAAGCCATTTACCTCCTCCCAACAAACTGAAAACGCATCAGTCAGCCCCCTTTCCCTGTGTGGTTTAGATGAATCCTGGCATTTCTTAATTGCCATATGTTGATTGTTCAGGATTGAGACACATTCTGGTTTCTATGCAAAAAGATTGCAGGAGACATGGCTGATGTTCTGTTCATGGCTTATTAAAACCTCAGGAAGACCCTAGCCGCCCTCCCAAGGGGAACTCAATAACAGGCATCCTGGTGGAGCCACGTCCTGGCCCCTCACGTAACCCAAGAAGGCTGGGAGGGAAACTGACAGAGGATGTGCATACTTGACCACTAGATGGCACCTCTCAATAACTAATGGGGAGAGAATTGCTTCCTTCCAAACCTCCAGCCCCATTCCTGACAGCCTCCCCACCATGCATTGCAACACACCCCAGTCGTGTTTACTTCCAAGCCagacatctcaaaaaaaaaaataaaataaaaaaacagaaaaataaaaagttcattcTAGCTAAAAATACACCATCTGCCTGTGAAAAATCTTGCCCGGCGCTGTCATGTCAACACCCAAAGCAGGTTAATAACCGGCCCAGAACAGatggtttctttttataattactgggtcccccccaccaccagcaaGGCTTCTTCCTCAGCTGCCTCCTTACCCTGCTGGCAGCCCCCTAGTGTTTCCTGGCCACCCCGCTGCCACCGCCCAGCCAGCTACTGCCCTGCCAGCCACAGGGGGCCAGCCCTTTGCCAGCCCTCTGCTCAGGCCGTAGGACCCGGGGGCTTTCAACACCACCTGGGAAGACGGCCACCAGGAGGTCACCCCAGTCTTGTCAACCCCACTATCAAAGAAAAACTAATCAAGCCAAGATGTCAGTAATCACTCAACAAATAAAGTTTAAGACACTTATCATCCTATTTCTGGGTGAGGATACAGTGAGATGTGCACCCCCAAACCCTGTTGTGGGGAAAGCAGATTATTAACACTGACTATCTAGAAAGAATTTTGACAGAATataacagctttaaaaaatattgcatactggggtgcctgggtggttcagtctgttgagtgtctgactttggctcaggtcatgatatcacggtccatgagttcgagcccagcgtcgggctgtgtgctgaaagctcggagcctggagcctgcttcggattctgtgtctccctctctctctgcccctcccctgctagtactctgtctccgtctttctgtctcaaaaataaataaaatttaaaacgtaaaaaaatatattgcatacttaaaattgtttttttggagagagagacagagagagagtgtggatgaacaagcaggggaggggcagagagagagggagagagagagagagagagagagagagagaatcccaagcaggctccacgctccgtgcagagccagatgcagagctcagtcccacaaccctaggatcacaacctgagccaaaatcaagagttggacactcaactgccagagccacttaggcgcccctatTGCATACTTTTTAATACACTAATTTCACTTTGAGGAATATATCTGAAAGACTATCgtaatgtaaaatatgaaacgAATGTTAACACaaaaatgttcactgcagcaatGGAAACCATACCAGGGATATGGTTAAGTGTGATGGAATGTTATACAGCCATTACATATTTACaaggaattttaaattatatcacaAATGTTACTTAATGTTAATTGGTAAAAGTGTTCAAAGAGGCCTTAACAGTAAGAACGCAAATATGGTGGAAATATGCACAGATAGCATTAAAAGGTTTGCATGAAACACACCAAATTTGTTAAGGGTGAtattctgaggggtgcctgggtggctcaatcagttgagtgtctgaattttttttttaatgtttatttatttttgcaggagagagagacagagcgtgagcaggggagggtcagagagagagggagacacagaatctgaagcagctccaggctctaaaccatcagcacagagcccaacacgaggctcaaactcacaggctgtgagatcatgacctgagctgaagtcgaacgcttaactaactggccacccaggcgccccatgagcatctgactcttaattttagctcaggtcatgatctcatgggttcctgtgattgagccccgtatcaggctctgtgctgacacctcagagcctgcttgggattctctctctctctctctctctctctctctctctctctctctctctcaaaataaacaaacattaaaaaacaaagactgatAATCTAGGCGGTAAAACATCAtccttttctggatttttctaaGCTTTCATCAGCAAACActaacaaataaaaggaaatgaatggtTTTCAAAGACTGTTTAAAAACAGAGTTAAGGAATACTCTGGGGAGAGGACTGGAACAGGGGTCCCTGCAAGAGGAAGGCTTGCTTTTACATTTGTACTGTCTGACGTCTTCTAAGTTTTGTACCAGGCTGGTGTTacctattgaaaaataaataaatgaagattttttcatagaagacacagaaataagAATACTAACACCATAGGAGCCGAAAGGAAATCCTGAAGGGAAAGTGCTTTTACTTCCTATGGAAGACAGGACTCAAGGTCTGGTCTGCCATCTTGGGCCCAAAGTCCAGTATGGGTCACTCCAGGACCTGGCTAGTCAAGGGTGACTTCATTCAGCAAGGCCTGCTCCATCTGACCCATAATTGGTCACCCAACACTTGGGCCAGTGTTTTTCCAAGGAATCAAGGCAGGCAGGCCAGAGGGGCACTTCAGTGGACATCAGTATAGGGCTTCTTACCTAGGACCCCTGTGTCCCCTGGGCCTGGGAGAGTCAGGCCCACCCAAAACATAAGTAATGCATGGGTGAGGCTTCCCCCAACTTCCCAATCACCCTCTATGAGTTAGAAGAAACATCCAAATGGCCCCCTACCTGCACCCCATTAACTCAAACAGCACATCAATGACCAGTGGCTTAATCAGTTCCAGGGGTGTGGCCTGTGCCAGGGCACCTAACTTGTATTAGCTGAGGCCAGCTAAAGAGCACTTTTTCTGTGAGATAAAGGCTCAATCCTTCCTTAATCAGCGTGGGTTCTAATTCACCCTGAAGTTTCCTTTACACCAATGGAAGAGCTGGAACACTGGTTCTCCTTAGCAGGAGGGCCTCCTCCGTACCCCCAGGGAGGCCCGTGCCGTTTCCCATCAGAGACAGCCCCAAGTTGCTGTcctgcccagggcctggagacCTAAGGGGCATTCTGCAGgtgccaggggaggaggggaggctcaGGGCAGGGTGCACACATGGCAGCACAGGGAGGCTGAAGCAGGAAACCTGGAAAACTGGGTCTCAGGCACTGGACTTGGGAGGCTTCTGTCATCCTTTAGAGCCACAAATCCAGCATTCCCTTGCACTCCAGGTGTACAACTCTGGGTGTTACAAATGCTTTACACAAAATATGTGAGAAGAGGTCtgttcagaaaacatttattgcaATTTGATAACACCTAGTCAAGTTACGGTTCCGAAAACAAAGTGAATATAGTATTAAGGGAGAATTTAGGGTGGACGCATTTCCTAGATTCTATCAATTCAGAAAGAGCAACACTTTTTACTGAAAGTACTTAATTTGAAAAGCAAACCTCAAGAACTACCACGACTTTTCAGATGGGGAGAGTAAGCCCCTGGGACGGTGAGAGCCCAGGTATGCCACGTGGGAGAAGGGCTGGGGGTCTTGATGTTGTGGCTTCACTCAACATGCCGACCGCCCCTCCGTGGAAGGGACACTTGGAAGTCACTGGCCAGGGAAGGGGCACATGAGGGAAATGTGATTCCCTCATGGGCCAGCTCCCAGGTCCTGAGACCCAGGGCCCCAGGGGAGAAACAGGTCCCATAACAGGTGCTTAGGACAGGCGTCCTCTAACAGGTGCTTAGGACAGGACTCCTTCACAGGTGGGGAGGTGGAACACAAGGGCCTTCCGCCACACTGCCTTGTGAGTAACAGTGGACCCGGAAAGCTGTCACTGATGTCGCTCTTCACCAGCCCTCCAGCCACAGGGTGGTCAGTGCATATTAGTGCACACAACCCCAAAACACGACGTCTTCATAAATAATCTCCAGAGCATGATACCGCGCCGCAGTAACCTCTCCAGCAGCTTTCATTCCACGCAAGGTAATACACTGATGATGTGGGGCTTTCCCAAACCCCCTGTCCCCTTCTGTGGGTCTGAATCACGTACACGAGACCCCTGCGTCCCAGGAGAAACGACCTAGTCATCGTACTGAACTTCGGCCTGGAGCTCCTTGGTGACATAGTTCACCAGCATCGCCAGCAGCTGCTGCTGCAGGGCCTCACTGCCCATGACCAGCGTGGTCAGCTGCACGGCGTCCATCCACTCCAGGTGCCTGACGATGGCGGTGACTTGATTAAAGAGCTTTTGCTGCTCAGCGGGTGGCAGCTCCATTAGGATCTGAGGAATTGGCTTAAACTGTCCGCTTGTCATCCATGCACCTAATAGACCCCCG
The Lynx canadensis isolate LIC74 chromosome E2, mLynCan4.pri.v2, whole genome shotgun sequence genome window above contains:
- the CE2H19orf12 gene encoding protein C19orf12 homolog isoform X2 yields the protein MPVVVGDIMKLLCSISEERKMKAAVKHSGRGALVTGAVAFVGGLVGGPPGLAVGGAVGGLLGAWMTSGQFKPIPQILMELPPAEQQKLFNQVTAIVRHLEWMDAVQLTTLVMGSEALQQQLLAMLVNYVTKELQAEVQYDD
- the CE2H19orf12 gene encoding protein C19orf12 homolog isoform X1, which codes for MLPLRLAEMPVVVGDIMKLLCSISEERKMKAAVKHSGRGALVTGAVAFVGGLVGGPPGLAVGGAVGGLLGAWMTSGQFKPIPQILMELPPAEQQKLFNQVTAIVRHLEWMDAVQLTTLVMGSEALQQQLLAMLVNYVTKELQAEVQYDD